One region of Bombus affinis isolate iyBomAffi1 chromosome 3, iyBomAffi1.2, whole genome shotgun sequence genomic DNA includes:
- the LOC126914377 gene encoding dystonin isoform X2 produces MSTQAYYKERLGFDPADTVAEHHREQRSQHGYEESLSKFKGQNENGFSWMMEGRENWRVEGATEHRSGSTQAFWGCWAMFIEAHDERDAIQKKTFTKWVNKHLKKHWKYVKTYTCLHVCVLVNNQPCCSPTASRHVGDLFEDLRDGHNLISLLEVLSGEHLPRERGRMRFHMLQNVQMALDFLRYKKIKLVNIRAEDIVDGNPKLTLGLIWTIILHFQSWRRKISDIVVGQESNVTAREALLRWARRSTARYPGVRVTDFTGSWRDGLAFSALIHRNRPDLVDWKGARASQPRERLDRVFYVAEREYGVTRLLDPEDVDTPEPDEKSLITYISSLYDVFPEPPTIHPLYDAEDQRRSEEYRELASSLHMWIREKMCLMQERVFPPTLIEMKNLAAGSTKFKNEEVPPRYRDKQRLSYIFRDLQKYFEAVGEVDIEPHLRIEVIEENWNRLMMLHQEREQAIIDEIKRLERLQRLAEKVHREMKATDNRLEELERRVEDEARRLDRLHPLEAKHAVDLLEQDIRNTEVQIQNIFPDVHTLTEGRYSQAAELRKRVQKLHQRWVALRSLLHKRLVQPLSAVSFPVEERVVTKHRTTVHETRLVDTNPHFRALHDCIDWCKAKIKQLQDADYGSDLPSVQNELEVHQREHKNIEQFHPKVERCVQAKSHFHAEELTLYSQHLTVLQKLHTELLAASNKRLSDLDTLHDFIQSATNELVWLSSKEETEVTRDWSDKNLNVQSIEQYYERTFGSGIESLMSDLEKREIQFSAVQDRGEALVLQHHPAAKTIEAYMSAMQSQWTWLLQLTLCLEVHLKHAAQSQQFFRDVQQAEQWISKRDESLNTIYSQSEFSLDEGERLLKGMQELREELNSYGDHVQKLVDQAKDVVPMKQRRQPVARPMQVTCVCSYKQVNMSIEKGEQCTLYDNSGRIKWRVKNQEGVESPVPGVCFALQPPDKDALDAAERLRRQYDRSVGLWQRKQLRLRQNMIFATIKVVKGWDLPQFLAMGQDQRTAIRKALNEDADKLLSEGDPADPQLRRLKRETAEVNKLFDELEKRARAEEESKNAGRIFNEQISAIQEALDEAERVLNTRIAAPLPRDIDSLEHLVLQHKDFEQTLKRQTSDLDKVQQTFRGITLKTPAMRNKLDAVTTKWTNIWNSSNLYIERLKCVEIVLSSLEENTTSVSELEVKLASFDELPPDLKGLQNVLEDLMVLQNAISQQQTAMDKLNEDTQNARHVVEKSRPSHRGSHSDMDRLDDEVNKLNSRWTNLCAQLVERVRSAEAAYGLAQQLEHAYRNEVDFIDESYEKLEVENAKNLLNKVVERAPAIEAVNVTGSRLIREGKIYGQRLRAFTEQLEDICPSLDASVKKPRREFVSTVDDVARDLDTLNKRYTTLVELLQERVTQLAAQQTEETSQQFQEALEGLQKWLTDTEEMVSNQKSPSSDYNVVKAQLQEQKFLKKMLMDQQNSMSSSYNMGQEVAAEAEPKEQKKIEKQLKDLMARFDNLTESAAKRMEALEQAMGVAKQFQDKLIPLQTWLDKTEKRVRDMELVPTDEEKIQQRVTEHDGLHEDILSKKPEFSELTEVASQLMSLVGEDEAAALADKLQDAADRYAALVERSESLGNLLQRSRQGLRHLVLSYQELQAWMEGMEIRLSKYRVLAVHTEKLLQQMEDLADLTEEVSTRQTEVDSTTDTGLELMKHISSDEALQLKDKLDSLQRRFNDLVSRGSDLLKHAQESLPLVQQFHDNHNRLMDWMQAAESALQSAEPREDEIIRLEMEISEYRPVLDKINAVGPQLSQLSPGEGAATIEALVIRDNRRFAAIAEQIQRKAERLQLSKQRSLEVIGDIDDLLEWFHEVDNQLREAEPPSSEPEIIRVQLKEHKALNDDISSQKGRVRDVISTAKKVIRENGQYEDKSTIRENMEDLRETMEIVSGLSMDRLGALEQALPLAEHLRDTHIDLVSWLEEAEQQVAMLPMPALRPDLIAAQQDKNEFLVQSINEHKPLVEKLNKTGEALLKLCNEEEGMKIQDILEADTTRYAALRAELRGRQQTLEQALQESSQFSDKLEGMLRALSSTADQVNGAEPISAHPGRLRDQMEENSALVDELAQRSEAYAAVRRAADDVISKAGNRADPAVKDIKRKLDKLNKLWSDVQKSTTDRGQTLDEALAIAEKFWSELNGVMSTLRELQDALAGQAPPAAQPAAIQQQQVALQEIRHEIDQTKPDVEQVRASGHELMGLCGEPDKPDVRKHIEDLDQAWDNVTALYARREENLIDAMEKAMEFHETLQNLLEFLQEAEDKFSSMGLLGSDIDEVKKQIKQLANFKAEVDPHMVKVEALNRQAAELTERTSSEQAAAIKEPLGAVNRRWDGLLRGLVERQRLLENALLRLGQFQHALDELLVWIEKTDDTLDNLKAVAGDPQVIEVELAKLKVLVNDIQAHQTSVDTLNDAGRQLIEDGKGTAEASTTAEKLGTLNRRWRDLLQRAADRQRELEDALREAQTFTAEIQDLLSWLGDVDNTIVASKPVGGLPETASEQLERFMEVYNELEQNRLKVESVLQQGQAYLKRADSTSAGGLNHNLRTLKQRWDNVTARASDKKIKLEIALKEATEFHDALQSFVDWLTNAEKILTNLKPVSRVMETILGQIEEHKAFQKDVGVHRETMLNLDKKGTHLKYFSQKQDVILIKNLLISVQHRWERVVSKSAERTRALDHGYKEAREFHDAWSNIMNWLDETEKTLDEVASDGALGGNDPEKIKARLNKHRELQKALSAKQGTYDATMKNGKSLKDKAPKSDEFALKELLNELKNKWTTVCGKCVDRQRKLEEALLFSGQFKDAIQALLEWLSKSEKQLADTGPLYGDLDTVMNLVEQHKTFEKDLESRVSQMESVIKTGRELLAKATPDDASAIGSQLAEINNLWDTVTKLSSDKTERLQEALREAERLHKAVHVLLEWLSDAEMKLRFAGQLPEDEQESRNQLMEHEKFLRELSTKEIEKDQTLELAHVILAKAHPDGALVIKHWITIIQSRWEEVSTWAQQRNQRLENHMRGLQDLDNLLEELLSWLEGLENTLNALEAEPLPDDKATLEMLIVDHREFMENTSRRQNEVDRVCKARQIKSAKDTMKITKAKSPAPTRASPGRERTPDLLPHIGPRFPPKGSKGAEPEFRSPRVKLLWDRWRHVWMLAWERQRRLQDKYNYIQELDRVANFSWEDWRKRFLKFMNHKKSRLTDLFRKMDKNNDGLIPREDFIQGIMNTKFETSRLEMGAVADLFDRHGEGLIDWKEFIAALRPDWEERRTYNDTDKIHDEVKRLVMLCTCRQKFRVFQVGEGKYRFGDSQKLRLVRILRSTVMVRVGGGWVALDEFLLKNDPCRVFLMPIPDPNKPEQHEGWCPLAKGRTNIELREQFILADGVSQTMTAFRSKPSPTSTLQRTPISSANAGPITKVRERSARSVPMGQSRASRSSLSAGTPDSLSDNESSFKLGSARKTSTPYRSSMTPGGSRPSSRPTSRPTSRPTSRPGSRPASRQGSKPPSRYGSTQSLDSTDDSTNVSRIPRRTAVSTTGNTPTSSRHNSVSGKRLSVNGSSSRPRTPTGLVSPASGVPARFGTIHRASSIPTLTGVGTPISRSRIPVYVGTDIKSPQSTTSNISTHSTQSNYSTVSTDSTGSSSMCTNSATNTSSAVKRARTRTPSSGSSTPLPPSLKLSRKPSGASDTSVSTTPATKRKGKPTPIDQRAPFRL; encoded by the exons ATGTCCACTCAAGCTTATTACAAGGAGAGGCTCGGTTTCGATCCGGCCGATACCGTGGCGGAACATCATCGTGAGCAGAGATCGCAGCACGGATACGAGGAGTCTCTTTCCAAGTTCAAAGGTCAGAACGAAAATGGATTTTCGTGGATGATGGAAGGACGGGAAAATTGGCGGGTAGAAGGGGCCACAGAACACCGTTCCGGCAGCACTCAGGCTTTCTGGGGTTGCTGGGCGATGTTCATCGAGGCGCACG ACGAACGAGACGCGATCCAAAAGAAAACATTTACCAAATGGGTGAACAAGCATCTGAAAAAG CATTGGAAGTACGTGAAG ACTTACACGTGCCTACACGTGTGCGTCCTTGTGAACAACCAACCATGCTGTTCCCCCACT GCCAGCAGACATGTCGGAGATCTGTTCGAAGACCTGCGGGACGGGCACAACCTCATTTCCTTGCTGGAGGTACTCTCGGGCGAGCATCTT CCGCGAGAGAGAGGTCGGATGCGTTTCCACATGCTGCAGAACGTACAAATGGCTCTTGACTTTTTGCGCTATAAGAAGATCAAGCTCGTTAATATTCGTGCTGAAGACATTGTCGATGGAAACCCAAAGTTGACTCTAGGTTTGATATGGACCATCATACTTCACTTCCAG AGCTGGCGTCGCAAG aTATCCGATATCGTAGTGGGTCAGGAATCGAACGTGACTGCCCGCGAAGCTCTTCTGAGATGGGCCAGACGATCGACGGCGCGTTATCCTGGAGTGCGCGTCACGGACTTTACCGGATCGTGGAGGGACGGGCTAGCTTTCAGCGCATTAATCCATCGAAACAGACCAGATCTGGTCGATTGGAAAGGTGCTCGTGCTAGTCAACCACGAGAGCGGCTCGATCGGGTCTTCTACGTCGCGGAGCGCGAGTATGGCGTTACGAGGCTTCTCGATCCCGAAG ACGTGGACACTCCTGAACCGGATGAGAAGTCCTTGATAACGTACATCTCTTCGCTCTACGACGTGTTCCCGGAGCCGCCAACGATTCACCCGTTGTACGATGCCGAGGACCAGAGGCGCTCGGAGGAATATAGAGAGCTAGCTAGTTCCCTCCACATGTGGATCCGCGAAAAAATGTGCCTGATGCAGGAACGTGTCTTCCCGCCGACCTTgatagaaatgaaaaatttggcGGCCGGCAGTACGAAATTCAAGAATGAGGAAGTACCGCCCAGATACAGAGACAAACAACGACTTTCTTACATCTTCAGGGATTTGCAAAAGTACTTCGAAGCGGTCGGTGAGGTGGACATCGAACCTCACTTACGTATCGAGGTTATTGAAGAAAATTGGAATAGATTGATGATGCTGCATCAGGAAAGAGAACAGGCGATAATCGACGAAATTAAACG ACTCGAACGACTGCAACGATTAGCAGAGAAAGTGCACAGAGAGATGAAGGCGACCGACAATCGATTGGAGGAACTCGAGAGACGAGTGGAGGACGAAGCCAGGCGTCTCGATCGACTTCATCCTCTGGAAGCGAAACATGCGGTGGATCTTTTGGAACAGGATATTCGTAACACCGAGGTCCAGAtccaaaatatttttccagACGTGCATACACTTACCGAGGGGCGATACAGTCAGGCGGCCGAACTTCGCAAAAG AGTTCAGAAGCTACATCAACGGTGGGTCGCCCTGCGATCTCTTCTTCATAAACGTTTGGTACAGCCGCTGTCGGCCGTATCTTTCCCGGTAGAAGAACGCGTCGTTACGAAACACCGTACTACCGTCCATGAAACCCGATTGGTCGACACCAATCCACATTTCCGTGCGTTACACGACTGCATCGACTGGTGTAAGGCGAAGATCAAACAGCTCCAGGATGCAGACTATGGCTCCGATTTACCTAGCGTGCAGAACGAACTGGAGGTTCACCAAAGAGAACACAAGAATATCGAGCAGTTCCATCCTAAAGTGGAGAGATGTGTGCAGGCTAAGAGCCACTTTCACGCCGAGGAATTGACATTGTACAGCCAACATCTGACTGTTCTTCAAAAACTTCACACTGAATTATTGGCGGCCTCGAATAAGAGACTTTCCGATTTGGACACTCTACATGACTTTATACAATCGGCGACTAATGAACTGGTTTGGCTGAGTTCTAAGGAGGAGACGGAGGTGACACGCGATTGGAGTGACAAGAATTTGAACGTGCAAAGTATCGAGCAGTATTACGAG CGTACGTTTGGATCTGGTATAGAG TCCCTTATGAGCGACCTAGAGAAGCGGGAGATTCAATTCTCCGCGGTGCAAGATCGAGGCGAAGCTCTGGTCCTTCAACATCATCCCGCCGCGAAAACAATCGAAGCTTACATGTCCGCCATGCAGAGTCAATGGACCTGGCTTCTTCAATTAACTCTTTGTCTAGAAGTTCATCTGAAACACGCAGCACAGAGTCAACAATTTTTCCGGGATGTTCAACAGGCTGAACAGTGGATCTCGAAGAGAGATGAGTCGCTCAACACCATTTATTCCCAATCAGAATTCTCCTTGGACGAGGGTGAACGTTTATTGAAGGGTATGCAAGAACTGCGCGAAGAATTGAATAGTTACGGCGATCATGTGCAGAAACTGGTTGATCAAGCGAAGGACGTGGTTCCTATGAAGCAACGTCGACAGCCTGTGGCACGGCCTATGCAAGTTACGTGCGTCTGCAGTTACAAACAAGTCAAC ATGTCGATTGAGAAGGGCGAACAGTGTACGTTATACGACAACTCTGGTAGGATAAAATGGCGCGTAAAGAATCAAGAAGGCGTCGAGTCCCCTGTTCCAGGCGTCTGCTTTGCTCTTCAGCCACCTGATAAGGATGCTCTCGATGCTGCGGAAAGATTGCGACGACAATATGATCGAAGCGTTGGATTATGGCAACGGAAACAGCTTCGATTACGACAAAACATGATTTTCGCGACCATCAAAGTGGTCAAAGGCTGGGATCTACCGCAGTTCTTGGCTATGGGTCAGGATCAGAGAACTGCTATCAGAAAAGCCTTGAACGAGGATGCTGATAAACTGCTGTCCGAGGGCGATCCTGCTGATCCACAATTGAGGCGACTGAAGCGAGAAACGGCCGAAGTGAACAAATTGTTCGATGAACTGGAGAAACGTGCCAGAGCGGAGGAAGAGTCAAAGAACGCGGGACGTATTTTCAATGAACAGATATCTGCCATTCAAGAAGCATTAGACGAAGCAGAGAGAGTTCTGAATACTCGCATAGCTGCGCCATTACCAAGAGACATTGACAGCTTAGAACATCTGGTTCTGCAACACAAAGATTTCGAGCAAACTCTCAAACGTCAAACATCAGATCTAGATAAAGTTCAGCAAACTTTCCGTGGTATTACTTTGAAGACTCCAGCCATGAGAAACAAGCTCGACGCTGTTACCACCAAATGGACAAATATTTGGAACTCGAGCAATCTGTACATCGAGCGGCTAAAGTGTGTTGAGATCGTGCTTTCTAGTCTTGAGGAGAACACAACCTCGGTATCCGAATTGGAAGTGAAATTGGCATCGTTCGACGAGCTGCCACCGGACCTGAAGGGATTACAGAATGTACTAGAAGATCTGATGGTGCTTCAAAATGCCATCTCTCAACAGCAAACTGCAATGGATAAACTGAACGAAGATACGCAGAACGCAAGACATGTTGTTGAAAAGTCGAGGCCAAGTCATCGTGGCTCTCATTCTGATATGGATCGCTTAGACGATGAAGTGAACAAACTAAACTCCAGATGGACCAATCTCTGTGCTCAGTTGGTCGAAAGAGTTCGCAGCGCGGAAGCAGCTTATGGCCTAGCTCAACAGTTAGAACATGCCTACCGTAACGAGGTTGACTTTATTGACGAATCGTACGAAAAACTCGAGGTGGAGAATGCGAAG AATCTATTGAACAAGGTGGTAGAACGAGCGCCGGCGATCGAAGCAGTAAATGTGACGGGCAGTCGATTGATTCGTGAAGGAAAG ATCTACGGACAAAGGCTTCGAGCGTTCACGGAACAGCTGGAAGATATCTGCCCGTCTTTGGATGCTTCGGTGAAAAAACCGCGACGAGAGTTCGTCTCAACGGTTGATGACGTCGCTCGTGATCTAGATACTCTGAACAAGAGGTACACCACGCTGGTGGAACTTCTTCAGGAACGGGTTACACAGCTGGCAGCGCAACAAACCGAGGAGACATCTCAACAG TTCCAGGAGGCTCTGGAGGGTCTCCAGAAATGGCTAACGGACACAGAGGAAATGGTATCCAACCAGAAATCACCATCGTCGGATTACAACGTAGTTAAGGCGCAATTACAAGAGCAAAAATTCCTGAAGAAGATGCTAATGGATCAGCAAAACTCAATGTCCTCCTCGTACAACATGGGCCAAGAAGTGGCGGCTGAGGCGGAGCCTAAGGAACAGAAGAAGATCGAGAAACAACTAAAAGATTTGATGGCAAGATTCGATAATCTTACGGAAAGCGCTGCTAAGAGAATGGAAGCACTCGAACAAGCGATGGGAGTAGCGAAACAGTTCCAGGATAAACTGATACCACTTCAAACTTGGCTGGACAAGACCGAAAAACGCGTGAGAGATATGGAGTTGGTTCCAACGGACGAGGAAAAAATCCAGCAACGCGTTACCGAACACGATGGTCTTCACGAGGATATTCTGTCAAAGAAACCTGAATTCAGTGAACTTACAGAGGTTGCTAGTCAACTAATGTCCCTGGTAGGCGAGGATGAAGCCGCTGCTTTGGCTGACAAACTTCAGGATGCGGCTGATAGATACGCTGCATTGGTCGAACGATCGGAATCTCTTGGTAACTTGCTTCAACGTTCGAGACAGGGTTTACGTCATCTGGTACTCAGCTATCAAGAACTTCAGGCTTGGATGGAGGGTATGGAAATCAGATTGTCGAAATACAGAGTGCTGGCCGTGCATACGGAGAAGCTTCTTCAACAAATGGAAGACCTAGCTGACTTGACCGAAGAGGTTTCGACTCGACAGACGGAAGTAGACAGTACCACCGATACTGGATTGGAATTAATGAAACACATCTCGAGCGACGAGGCGCTTCAATTGAAAGATAAACTCGATTCTTTGCAACGGCGATTTAATGATTTGGTTAGTCGAGGTTCCGACTTGCTGAAGCACGCGCAAGAGTCTCTTCCATTGGTGCAACAATTCCATGATAATCATAATCGTTTAATGGATTGGATGCAGGCTGCGGAATCGGCTCTGCAATCAGCCGAACCTCGCGAGGATGAAATTATTAGATTAGAAATGGAAATATCGGAATATAGACCAGTTCTAGACAAGATCAACGCCGTTGGGCCGCAGTTGTCTCAGTTATCTCCGGGTGAAGGGGCGGCGACTATCGAAGCTCTAGTCATCAGAGACAACAGGAGATTCGCCGCCATTGCCGAGCAGATTCAACGAAAGGCTGAGAGGCTTCAGCTGAGTAAGCAACGTTCGCTGGAAGTGATCGGTGATATCGACGATTTACTAGAATGGTTCCATGAAGTGGATAATCAATTGAGGGAAGCAGAACCACCGAGCAGCGAACCGGAAATCATCAGGGTACAATTGAAGGAGCATAAAGCCTTGAACGACGACATATCCAGTCAGAAAGGACGTGTTAGGGATGTTATATCCACGGCAAAGAAGGTGATCCGTGAAAATGGTCAATACGAGGACAAATCTACGATCAGAGAAAATATGGAGGACTTACGAGAAACCATGGAAATCGTATCCGGTCTTTCAATGGATAGACTCGGTGCTCTGGAACAAGCTTTGCCATTGGCTGAACATTTACGCGACACTCACATTGATTTAGTCAGCTGGTTAGAGGAGGCTGAACAACAAGTCGCAATGCTTCCTATGCCTGCTTTAAGACCCGATCTAATAGCCGCCCAACAGGACAAGAATGAGTTCCTCGTGCAGAGTATCAACGAACACAAACCTTTGGTCGAGAAGCTGAACAAAACTGGTGAAGCATTGTTGAAGCTGTGCAATGAAGAAGAAGGTATGAAAATACAGGACATATTGGAAGCAGACACTACTCGATATGCAGCCCTCAGAGCAGAACTTCGTGGTCGACAGCAGACTCTCGAACAAGCACTTCAGGAATCTTCTCAGTTCTCCGACAAGCTGGAAGGAATGCTGCGTGCTCTCTCATCAACTGCCGATCAAGTAAATGGCGCCGAACCGATCAGCGCTCATCCTGGTCGGTTAAGAGATCAGATGGAAGAGAATTCCGCTCTGGTCGACGAATTGGCTCAAAGATCCGAGGCCTATGCGGCTGTGAGGAGGGCCGCCGATGACGTGATCAGCAAGGCAGGTAATAGAGCTGATCCAGCCGTAAAGGACATCAAACGGAAGCTGGACAAATTGAACAAACTATGGAGCGACGTGCAAAAGTCGACGACCGACAGAGGTCAAACGTTAGACGAAGCTTTGGCGATCGCCGAAAAATTCTGGTCCGAGTTGAATGGCGTGATGTCGACTCTGCGAGAGCTTCAGGATGCTCTTGCTGGTCAGGCGCCACCAGCAGCTCAACCTGCTGCCATCCAACAGCAACAGGTTGCCTTGCAGGAGATTAGGCACGAAATCGACCAAACGAAACCAGATGTCGAGCAAGTACGAGCTTCTGGTCACGAGTTGATGGGTCTTTGCGGTGAGCCAGACAAACCAGATGTTAGAAAGCATATTGAAGATTTGGATCAAGCATGGGATAACGTGACTGCCCTATATGCCAGAAGAGAGGAAAATCTGATCGATGCTATGGAGAAGGCCATGGAGTTCCACGAGACCTTGCAAAATCTTTTGGAGTTCCTACAAGAAGCCGAGGACAAGTTCTCCAGTATGGGACTGCTAGGAAGCGACATCGACGAAGTTAAAAAACAGATCAAACAATTGGCCAATTTCAAAGCCGAAGTAGATCCTCACATGGTCAAGGTCGAAGCTCTAAACAG ACAAGCTGCCGAACTGACAGAGAGAACGTCCTCGGAACAAGCTGCGGCCATCAAAGAACCGCTTGGTGCCGTTAACAGACGGTGGGACGGACTGCTTCGAGGTCTCGTGGAGAGGCAAAGACTCTTGGAGAACGCGTTACTACGTCTAGGGCAATTCCAGCACGCTCTAGACGAGTTGTTGGTATGGATCGAGAAGACGGACGACACTTTGGATAACTTGAAGGCCGTTGCCGGCGATCCTCAAGTGATCGAAGTGGAATTAGCTAAACTGAAAGTACTTGTGAATGATATTCAAGCCCATCAGACCAGCGTGGACACTCTGAACGACGCTGGAAGACAGTTAATAGAGGATGGAAAGGGAACAGCCGAAGCTTCGACGACTGCTGAGAAATTAGGCACTTTGAATCGTCGTTGGCGCGATTTGTTGCAACGTGCTGCTGATCGTCAACGAGAACTGGAAGATGCGCTTAGAGAAGCGCAAACCTTTACGGCGGAGATACAGGACCTTTTGTCTTGGCTGGGTGATGTGGACAATACCATAGTAGCTTCGAAACCTGTTGGAGGATTGCCGGAAACGGCTTCAGAACAGTTAGAACGCTTTATGGAAGTGTACAACGAATTGGAACAAAATCGTTTGAAAGTCGAATCGGTTCTTCAACAAGGACAAGCATACTTGAAGCGTGCCGATTCTACTAGTGCCGGTGGTCTGAATCACAACTTGAGGACTTTGAAACAACGATGGGATAATGTGACTGCTCGCGCAAGTGATAAAAAGATCAAGCTTGAGATCGCTCTGAAAGAGGCTACAGAGTTCCACGATGCACTCCAATCGTTTGTCGATTGGTTAACCAACGCGGAGAAGATTCTCACGAATCTGAAACCTGTGTCGAGGGTAATGGAAACTATACTCGGACAGATAGAGGAACACAAAGCGTTTCAGAAAGACGTTGGAGTTCATCGTGAGACTATGCTGAACCTCGATAAGAAGGGCACGCATTTGAAATACTTTTCACAGAAACAGGACGTGATTCTAATCAAAAACTTGTTGATAAGTGTGCAACACAGATGGGAAAGAGTAGTTTCGAAGTCTGCAGAGAGAACCAGGGCTCTTGATCACGGATACAAAGAGGCCAGAGAATTCCACGATGCTTGGTCCAATATAATGAACTGGCTCGACGAAACGGAGAAGACTTTGGACGAGGTTGCCAGTGATGGCGCCCTTGGAGGAAATGATCCAGAGAAGATCAAAGCTAGATTGAATAAGCACCGTGAATTGCAGAAAGCTCTCAGCGCCAAACAGGGTACCTATGACGCAACTATGAAGAATGGAAAATCATTAAAAGACAAAGCGCCTAAAAGCGACGAATTTGCTCTAAAAGAACTTTTGAATGAGTTGAAGAACAAGTGGACCACTGTTTGTGGTAAGTGCGTGGATAGACAGAGGAAGCTCGAGGAAGCATTGTTGTTCTCGGGACAATTCAAGGACGCTATTCAAGCGTTGCTGGAATGGCTTAGTAAGTCTGAGAAGCAGCTGGCGGACACCGGTCCACTTTATGGCGACCTTGATACTGTAATGAATTTGGTTGAACAACATAAGACCTTCGAGAAGGATCTCGAATCCAGAGTCTCTCAGATGGAATCTGTAATCAAAACGGGTCGCGAGCTTCTTGCTAAGGCGACACCTGATGATGCATCTGCTATAGGATCACAGCTTGCTGAAATAAATAATCTTTGGGACACGGTAACCAAGTTGTCCTCTGACAAGACTGAACGACTCCAAGAAGCCCTCAGAGAGGCTGAACGCCTTCACAAGGCAGTTCACGTACTTCTGGAGTGGCTGAGTGATGCTGAGATGAAGCTGAGATTCGCTGGACAGTTGCCGGAAGACGAACAGGAGAGCAGGAATCAGTTGATGGAACACGAAAAGTTCTTGCGTGAATTAAGCaccaaagaaattgaaaaagatcAAACATTGGAGCTGGCTCACGTGATTCTTGCAAAGGCACACCCTGACGGAGCTTTGGTTATCAAACACTGGATCACGATCATTCAGTCCAGATGGGAGGAGGTTTCCACCTGGGCCCAACAAAGGAATCAAAGATTGGAGAATCATATGCGAGGACTTCAG GACCTCGACAATCTTCTGGAAGAACTACTGTCATGGTTAGAAGGTTTGGAGAACACTCTCAACGCTCTCGAAGCTGAGCCTCTACCAGACGATAAAGCTACTTTAGAAATGCTGATTGTGGATCACAGAGAATTTATGGAGAACACCAGTCGAAGACAGAACGAAGTTGACCGCGTCTGCAAAGCCAGACAGATCAAATCTGCGAAAGATACGATGAAGATAACGAAGGCTAAGTCACCTGCTCCAAC CCGAGCCAGCCCAGGCCGTGAGAGAACGCCCGATTTGTTGCCGCACATCGGCCCACGGTTCCCACCCAAAGGAAG CAAAGGTGCCGAACCGGAGTTCCGTAGTCCCAGAGTAAAACTGCTGTGGGACAGGTGGAGACACGTTTGGATGTTGGCGTGGGAACGTCAACGTCGTTTACAGGATAAGTATAATTATATCCAAGAACTGGACCGTGTCGCAAACTTCAGCTGGGAGGATTGGCGCAAGAGA TTCCTGAAATTCATGAACCACAAAAAGTCCAGATTAACAGATCTCTTCAGGAAAATGGATAAGAATAACGACGGACTGATTCCACGGGAGGACTTCATTCAAGGAATCATGAACACCA AATTCGAGACTTCACGGTTAGAAATGGGAGCGGTCGCAGATTTGTTCGATCGCCACGGTGAAGGATTGATAGATTGGAAAGAATTCATCGCAGCTCTAAGACCAGACTGGGAGGAACGCAGAACCTATAACGACACTGACAAGATTCACGATGAAGTGAAACGATTGGTGATGCTTTGTACTTGTCGCCAGAAATTCCGTGTATTTCAAGTTGGCGAAGGAAAATATAGG TTTGGAGACAGTCAAAAGTTGCGGTTGGTTCGGATTCTACGATCGACCGTGATGGTACGAGTCGGTGGTGGATGGGTAGCATTGGACgaatttctattaaaaaatgATCCTTGCCGCG TTTTTCTAATGCCGATACCGGACCCTAACAAACCGGAACAACATGAGGGTTGGTGTCCGCTCG CCAAGGGAAGAACGAATATCGAGCTGCGAGAACAATTCATATTGGCGGATGGCGTCAGCCAGACAATGACGGCGTTCAGATCGAAACCGAGCCCAACCTCGACGCTGCAGCGTACGCCAATCTCATCCGCGAATGCCGGACCCATCACCAAG GTGAGAGAACGCAGCGCTCGCAGCGTTCCCATGGGACAGTCACGAGCATCGCGCTCTTCGTTGAGCGCTGGAACGCCGGACAGCCTAAGCGACAACGAGAGCTCCTTCAAGCTTGGCTCCGCCAGAAAAACAAGTACACCCTACAGAAGCTCTATGACACCGG GCGGTAGTCGACCATCGAGTAGACCAACCTCGAGACCAACGTCCAGACCAACCAGTAGACCCGGAAGTAGGCCCGCATCCAGGCAAGGAAGCAAACCACCGAGTCGCTATGGTTCCACACAGTCGTTGGATAGTACTG ATGATTCGACAAATGTGAGCCGCATTCCACGCAGAACGGCTGTGAGCACGACAGGCAATACTCCCACTTCTAGCAGACACAATAGCGTGTCAGGAAAGCGCTTATCGGTGAACGGTTCGAGCTCACGACCTCGAACGCCCACCGGCCTGGTTAGTCCTGCCAGTGGTGTTCCAGCGAG gTTTGGCACGATCCATAGAGCTTCGAGCATTCCAACCCTGACTGGTGTCGGCACACCGATCAG CCGTTCGAGGATCCCCGTATATGTGGGCACGGATATAAAATCCCCACAATCGACGACCAGCAATATTTCCACTCATTCTACGCAAAGCAACTACTCGACGGTTTCTACCGATTCTACCGG GAGCAGCTCGATGTGTACAAATTCAGCAACTAACACCTCGTCGGCCGTTAAGCGAGCTAG AACAAGGACACCGTCCAGTGGATCGAGCACGCCACTGCCGCCTTCTTTGAAGCTATCGAGGAAACCTTCTGGAGCATCGGATACGTCCGTATCGACCACACCGGCCACTAAACGAAAAGGCAAACC